The sequence GTTCATGCGGACGGGTTTGCTGAGGTAGGCGTCGTAGCCGCCGTCGAGGATGCGACGCCGGTCTCCTTTCATGGCGCAGGCGGAGACGGCCAGGATGGGGATGGCGGAAAGGCCGGGAGTGGCCTTGATGCGGCGGACTTGCTCAATGCACTTTTCCGGCGGGTACTGGACGTCGAGGACGATGAGGTCGAAGTCGCAGGTATGCAGCTTTGCCAGTGCTTTCTCTTCGTGGTCCACACCAACGGGCAGCATGCCGGCGCGTTTGAGAACGCTGATGAAGAAGTATCTGTTGCTCAGGACGGGCTCGTTCACCAGCACCAGGGGCTTGGCGGTCAAGCGGGGGGTATCGGCGAGGCGGTCGTGGCAGAAGGTGACTGATTCGCGCGCCGAGGGACCAGCCGGAAGTG is a genomic window of Desulfohalovibrio reitneri containing:
- a CDS encoding response regulator yields the protein MNIRFHDSSDFPQALPAGPSARESVTFCHDRLADTPRLTAKPLVLVNEPVLSNRYFFISVLKRAGMLPVGVDHEEKALAKLHTCDFDLIVLDVQYPPEKCIEQVRRIKATPGLSAIPILAVSACAMKGDRRRILDGGYDAYLSKPVRMNDFIRAVRELIAVTR